GGCCTAGCTTCGTGTCGGACCTGAAGCAGGAAGCCGCGAGCAGGGCCAAGAACGCGAACAACGTGGAATTCCAGGTTCCCCAGGACTGTGTCGAAGACCTTCTGGGCGTATTGGAACTCTCCTTTAAAGACGGCGTGACCCACTGGAAACACGGCGGTATCGTGGGCGTTTTCGGTTACGGCGGCGGCGTTATCGGCCGTTACTGCGACCAGCCGCAGCAGTTCCCCGGCGTGGCTCACTTTCACACCATGCGCATCAACCAGCCCGGCGGCAAGTTCTACACCACCGAGTTTCTGAAAAACCTCTGCGACCTGTGGGAATTTCGCGGCTCCGGTATCACCAACATGCATGGCTCCACTGGGGATATCATCTTCATCGGCACCTCCACTCCGCAGCTGGAAGAAATCTTCTACGAAATGACCCACAAGTTCGATCAGGACCTGGGCGGCTCCGGCTCCAACCTGCGGACCCCTTCCGACTGTATCGGCCAAGCACGCTGCGAGTATGCCTGCTACGACACCCAGGCGATCTGCTACGAACTGACCCAGGAATATCAGGACGAGCTGCACCGTCCGGCCTTCCCCTATAAGTTCAAATTCAAGTTCGACGGCTGCCCCAACTGCTGCGTGGCCTCCATCGCCCGCGCCGACATCTCCTTCGTCGGTACCTGGAGAGACGACATCAAAATCGACCAGGAAGCCGTTGCCGGCTATGTTGGCGGCGAATTTCTGCCCAACGCCGGCGCCCACAGCGGCCGCGACTGGGGCAAATTCGACATTGAAAAAGAGGTCATCGGCCTGTGCCCCACCCAGTGTATGAAATACGAAGGCGGCAAACTCTCCATCAACACCAAAGAGTGCACCCGCTGCATGCACTGCATCAACGTCATGCCGCGCGCTCTGCACATCGGTGATGACCGTGGCTGCTCCATGCTCGTCGGCGCCAAGGCCCCGATCCTCGACGGTGCCCAAATGGGCTCCCTGCTGGTGCCTTTCATCAAAGTTGAAGATCCTTACGACGAAATCAAGGAAGTCATCGAATCCATCTGGGATTGGTGGATGGAAGAAGGCAAGAACCGCGAACGTCTCGGTGAGTTGATCAAACGTCAGGGCTTCCAGAAGCTGCTCGAAATGACCAATATCGATCCGGTCCCGCAGCACGTCCAGGAACCGCGCCATAACCCCTACATCTTCTGGAAAGAAGAAGAGGTTGGCGGCTGGGAGCGCGACATCAACGAATTCAGATCGAAACACCAGAGATAGAGGGGAGGAAAACCAATGGCATTTATTTCTTCAGGATACA
This window of the uncultured Desulfosarcina sp. genome carries:
- the dsrA gene encoding dissimilatory-type sulfite reductase subunit alpha, producing the protein MAKHATPLLDQLESGPWPSFVSDLKQEAASRAKNANNVEFQVPQDCVEDLLGVLELSFKDGVTHWKHGGIVGVFGYGGGVIGRYCDQPQQFPGVAHFHTMRINQPGGKFYTTEFLKNLCDLWEFRGSGITNMHGSTGDIIFIGTSTPQLEEIFYEMTHKFDQDLGGSGSNLRTPSDCIGQARCEYACYDTQAICYELTQEYQDELHRPAFPYKFKFKFDGCPNCCVASIARADISFVGTWRDDIKIDQEAVAGYVGGEFLPNAGAHSGRDWGKFDIEKEVIGLCPTQCMKYEGGKLSINTKECTRCMHCINVMPRALHIGDDRGCSMLVGAKAPILDGAQMGSLLVPFIKVEDPYDEIKEVIESIWDWWMEEGKNRERLGELIKRQGFQKLLEMTNIDPVPQHVQEPRHNPYIFWKEEEVGGWERDINEFRSKHQR